In the genome of Sebastes umbrosus isolate fSebUmb1 chromosome 14, fSebUmb1.pri, whole genome shotgun sequence, one region contains:
- the LOC119501828 gene encoding myeloid-associated differentiation marker homolog, giving the protein MVTLDFRTMTVPVGIVRILEVIFTCISFSLVASAGHRTDSFWTWCMFTWCFCFCVTLLILFLEFTSLAAKLPISWDDFTSSFAMLATLMVLAASIIYPVFFTCSSCGKQIGATVISCLAFILYAIEVGLTRAKPGEISGFLSTVPGLLKVLEAFVACIIFICLDDSWYSRFPGLQWCVAVYSICFIFALLVIIFTICRLLTLFPAPFDKVLTCCNVLAVLMYITAVVIWPLYSFKNNPRPSFCTKGVRCSWDNLVVITFMTCFNLAAYIADTVYSFRLVFFVSRT; this is encoded by the exons ATGGTTACACTGGACTTCAGGACGATGACGGTGCCCGTGGGCATCGTGCGCATACTGGAGGTGATCTTCACCTGCATCTCCTTCAGCCTGGTGGCGTCGGCGGGCCACAGAACCGACTCCTTCTGGACGTGGTGCATGTTCACCTGGTGCTTCTGCTTCTGCGtcaccctcctcatcctcttcctggAGTTCACCAGCCTCGCCGCCAAGTTGCCCATCTCCTGGGATGACTTCACGTCCTCTTTTGCCATGTTGGCTACTCTAATG GTGTTGGCAGCATCCATCATCTATCCCGTCTTCTTCACTTGCTCTAGCTGCGGCAAACAGATTGGCGCCACCGTCATTTCCTGCCTGGCCTTCATCCTGTATGCCATCGAGGTCGGGCTGACGCGGGCTAAACCCGGCGAGATTAGTGGATTTCTGTCCACGGTCCCGGGCCTCCTCAAGGTTCTGGAGGCCTTCGTGGCCTGCATCATCTTCATCTGCTTGGACGACAGCTGGTACTCGAGGTTTCCAGGTCTCCAGTGGTGCGTCGCCGTCTACTCCATTTGCTTCATCTTTGCCCTCCTCGTCATCATTTTTACTATCTGTCGCCTTCTGACCCTCTTCCCCGCACCGTTTGACAAAGTCCTGACATGCTGCAACGTGTTGGCAGTGTTGATGTACATCACAGCTGTGGTCATCTGGCCGCTGTACAGCTTCAAGAACAATCCCAGGCCGAGCTTCTGCACGAAAGGGGTTAGATGTTCCTGGGATAATTTAGTGGTGATCACTTTCATGACCTGTTTCAACCTGGCTGCTTACATCGCTGATACTGTTTATTCTTTTAGGCTGGTGTTCTTCGTCAGCAGAACGTAG
- the LOC119501829 gene encoding myeloid-associated differentiation marker-like encodes MISVDLRALTQPVGIMRIMATILTGMCFSLVATVGYVSSPYWAWCMFTWCFCFFFTLLILILEFTTVNAKLPFAWDDFTAAFAMLASLMCLSASVMYPVFFTCNICHRQIGASVVSWVCFGVYAGVVALTFLRPSGQNSGFLSTVPGIMKMLETFLACLIFTSLDELQYSGSPELQWCVAVYSLCFIFAILITLFSTIQLTSFLPFSFDKLVIVYNILAAVMYVTAMVIWPLYSLHTSKRPSNCGYLCAWDKLVVVTFMTILNVIVYTLDTVYSIRLVFCVSNE; translated from the coding sequence ATGATCAGTGTGGACTTGCGGGCGCTCACCCAGCCTGTGGGCATCATGCGAATAATGGCGACCATCCTCACCGGTATGTGTTTTAGCCTGGTGGCGACGGTGGGATACGTCTCGTCTCCCTACTGGGCGTGGTGCATGTTCACCTGgtgcttctgcttcttcttcaccCTCCTCATTCTCATCCTGGAGTTCACGACCGTCAACGCCAAATTGCCTTTCGCCTGGGACGACTTCACCGCTGCCTTCGCCATGCTGGCAAGCCTCATGTGCCTGTCTGCCTCCGTCATGTACCCCGTCTTTTTCACCTGCAACATCTGCCACCGCCAGATCGGCGCCTCCGTGGTGTCCTGGGTCTGCTTCGGGGTGTACGCCGGCGTGGTGGCGTTAACTTTTCTTCGTCCAAGCGGGCAGAACAGCGGGTTCCTCTCCACAGTGCCAGGCATTATGAAGATGCTGGAGACGTTCCTCGCCTGTCTCATCTTCACGTCGCTGGATGAACTCCAGTACTCCGGCTCCCCGGAGCTGCAGTGGTGCGTGGCCGTGTACTCCTTGTGCTTCATCTTTGCCATCCTCATAACCCTGTTCTCCACCATACAGCTCACCTCGTTTTTACCGTTCTCCTTCGACAAGCTCGTGATCGTCTACAACATTTTGGCAGCAGTGATGTACGTGACGGCTATGGTGATCTGGCCACTGTATAGTCTCCACACCAGTAAGAGACCCAGTAACTGTGGCTACCTCTGTGCCTGGGATAAACTGGTGGTGGTCACCTTCATGACGATCCTCAACGTTATCGTTTACACCCTGGACACCGTCTACTCTATACGCCTCGTGTTCTGTGTCAGTAACGAGTGA